The genomic window TCGTGTTGCGTCCGGTAACGATGATGATCGAAGCGGTCGAACCGTTTTCCTTCGCCTCTTTGAGCAACGTGAGACCATCCACGTCGGGAAGGTTGATGTCGATCAGGCAGACGTCGAAATCGTTTTCCTTGAAGGCCGCCTGCGCCAGGCGGCCGTTCTGGACCGTCTGCACCCAGTAGCCTTCGTCCTCGAGCGCTTTCTTCAGCACCGTGCGGTGCGACTCTTCGTCTTCCACCACTAATACTTTTCCGCGATTCATGTTTCCGCCACCAACAGCGACACTTTGAAGCTCGCTCCCTCTCTCTCGCGGCTGTCCACGCGGATCAAGCCGCCGTGTTCCTTGATGACGCGGTAGCAGATCGCCAGGCCGAGCCCGCTGCCGTTGCTTTTGGTCGAAAAAAAGGGCGAGAAAATATGCGGCAGGTCTGCTTCTTTGATCCCCGGACCGTCGTCCTCGATGTCCACCCAGATGAATTTTCCCCGCTCTCTTCCCTGTTCCCGGATGTGGAAGTCGGTTTCCATCCGCGTCGTCACCCTCAGAGTCCCGCGGCGCTGCATCGCCTGGAAGGCGTTTTTCACCAGGTTCAAAAAGACCTGCGTGAGCTGGGCGCGGTCGCCGCGAATAGGCGGGAGGCTGGGATCGAAATTTTTCTTCACGCTCACCCGGCTATCTCCCGCGGCTTCCATTTCCAACAGCAGCACCTGGTCGAGGATTTCATGAATGTTGACCGCCTCGAGCTTGAGCTCGGCCGGCCGCGAGAGGTCGAGGAGTTGCTCGATCAAGCGATTCACCCGATCGACTTCGCGCACGACGATGTCGGCGTATTGCATCAGAGAAGGGTTGCTGTTCACTTCGCGCTTTAGAAGCTGCGCGGCGCCCTTGATGCCTCCCAGCGGGTTTTTGATCTCGTGCGCGAGCCCGGCGGCCAAGGTGCCGAGGAGCGCGAGACGGTCGGCGCGCTTCAAATCCTCCTCCATTTCTTTTCGGTGCGTGAGGTCGCGCACGAGGAGAATGGTCCCGAGAAAACGGCCCGAGCGGTCCTCGAGCGGAGAG from Candidatus Binatia bacterium includes these protein-coding regions:
- a CDS encoding ATP-binding protein, encoding MRPAEEKAAPAARISWENILTSLEDGVILIDRHGKISFFNQAAEVLTELPASHVLQQDYTTVLGKTPWLVEMVQKCEPPRQTGSRGEGDLARPRGRQTPVNLTVSPLEDRSGRFLGTILLVRDLTHRKEMEEDLKRADRLALLGTLAAGLAHEIKNPLGGIKGAAQLLKREVNSNPSLMQYADIVVREVDRVNRLIEQLLDLSRPAELKLEAVNIHEILDQVLLLEMEAAGDSRVSVKKNFDPSLPPIRGDRAQLTQVFLNLVKNAFQAMQRRGTLRVTTRMETDFHIREQGRERGKFIWVDIEDDGPGIKEADLPHIFSPFFSTKSNGSGLGLAICYRVIKEHGGLIRVDSREREGASFKVSLLVAET